A stretch of the Perca flavescens isolate YP-PL-M2 chromosome 3, PFLA_1.0, whole genome shotgun sequence genome encodes the following:
- the drc12 gene encoding dynein regulatory complex protein 12, producing MPPKKKTKKITKKNPEKSENDLEAKYRRSILDVAILQDHIALQCESAIKVQSDKIDLRRRLRDMEQKLQHERQDHRDVNSDLSRQYKTMQTELTNKAKRMEKEVSQLKEDLVLCQEELRKEKREHEQMQQEKDAIIADLQHKLDNMETDYEKILHETLDSLTSQLSVARRGWEDKSTTLHQNYKELLSDFGLNALHI from the exons ATGCCTCCAAAGAAAAAAACGAAAAAGATCACAAAAAAGAATCCAGAAAAAA GTGAAAATGACTTGGAAGCAAAGTATAGGCGCAGTATTCTGGATGTAGCCATCCTACAGGATCACATTG CCTTACAGTGTGAGTCTGCAATAAAGGTCCAGTCTGATAAAATTGACCTGAGGAGACGCCTGAGAGACATGGAGCAGAAGTTGCAGCACGAGAGACAAGACCACAGGGACGTCAACTCTG ACCTCAGTCGCCAGTACAAAACCATGCAGACAGAGCTGACCAACAAGGCGAAGAGAATGGAGAAGGAGGTCAGCCAGCTGAAGGAAGATCTTG TGCTGTGTCAGGAGGAACtaaggaaagagaaaagagagcatGAACAGATGCAACAGGAGAAGGACGCCATCATAGCTGACCTCCAACATAAGCTGGACAACATGGAAACAGACTATGAGAAGATCCTGCAT GAGACTCTCGACAGCCTGACTTCCCAGCTGTCTGTGGCTCGACGGGGATGGGAGGACAAGAGCACAACCCTTCATCAGAATTACAAGGAACTGCTCTCTGATTTTGGCCTGAATGCACTGCACATCTAA